Genomic segment of Streptomyces longhuiensis:
TTCCTGCACAACACCGTCTACGTCGGTGACGGCGTCAGCCAGACCGTCGTCAACGAGAACACCACCAGCCGGCACGAGATCGCCTTCGACGACAACATCGTGGTGAAGGAGGGCGCCGGTACGGCGACCTTCGCTCTGCGTTCCGGCGGCGTCACCGCGTCCCACAACGTCCTGTACGGGATCGGGGCGACGCCCTCCGACCCCGGCGGCACCACCGCCGACCCGCTGCTCACCCGTCCCGGCACCGCCACGGGCTACGGGGATGCCGGGGCCGCCTACGCCCTGCGTGCCGGATCGCCCGCACTCGGCGCGGGGGCGCCGCTCGCCGACGCGGGCACCCGCGACTTCGCGGGCAACCCGGTGGTGCCGGGAGCGGCGCCCAACATCGGCGCGTGGAACGGGAGTTCGTCCGGCCGGTGACGGTCGGCGGGGCGCCCTGATCCTGGTCGGGGCGCCCTACGGGGCGCTGACCGGCACCGGCGCGTGCCAGCCCTGCGTGTCCGGTCCGGCCGGCGCGAGCTTCACGCCGGAGCCGGCGCGGGCGAGGTAGCGCCCGGTCGCCTGGTTCACGAGGGTCTTCTTGCCCAGGTTGTACGTCCACAGCTTGGCCGGGTCGGTGACCTTGCCGCCGATCGCGATGTCGCCCGCGCAGTCGGTGATGCGCACGCTCTTCTTGTCGCTCGCGGTCAGGCAGTAGTTCGACGGCAGCCGGACGGTGCCGTCGGCCGCGAGGACCCAGGACTGCTCGAAGGCGCCGGGGCCGTTGTCCTTGCACGCGGCGAGCGTGAGCTTGGCGCCGTCCTCGGCGGCGCCGCTCGGGGCGAGGCACTTGTCGCCGGGTGCGGAGATCTCGGCGCGCTTCGAATTGCCCAGCGCCAGACGCTGGTCGGTGCTTCCGTCGGGACGCGCGTCCACGGCGGCGGCGCACGGCGGGTTGCTCTTCGTCTTGGTCACCGAGCTGACGGCCGCGCCGGCGCCGACGGCGGTGCCGGTGGGCAGGCCGAAGTGGGCGTCCGAGTACGGCTGGTCGTAACAGGTGGCCCGCGGGTCGTTCCACTCGAAGTACTCGACCCAGTCGATCAGGCCCGTGGACTTGATGGCGGTGGCCGGCGTCTGCACGCTGCCGAGCTTGAACGACTCGCCCGTGGTCTTGTCGTGGATGGTGGCGCCGAACCAGCCGTCGCCCTCGTAGGCGACCGTGGAGGTGTAGGTGTGCCCCTCCTCCCAGTCGTGGTTCATGCGACAGCTGGAGCCCTCGCCCTCGCCACCGAACTGCAGGCAGTAGCTGCCCTCCGAGCCGGGCTTGCGCTCGAAGCTGTCCCACACCGAGAACAGGAACGTCGGCTTGTCGCCGCCGTTGCGCTGCATCCCGATGTAGGCGCCGTTGCCGACGTTGAAGC
This window contains:
- a CDS encoding DUF3472 domain-containing protein, with protein sequence MTGRFTRSLKRRSVPLLAALGLAAGAGLASAPAANADDTIGTTPGTYTYYSFPSAADGLSEVTWSTTVEKDPGYNANTFWSHQFGFNVGNGAYIGMQRNGGDKPTFLFSVWDSFERKPGSEGSYCLQFGGEGEGSSCRMNHDWEEGHTYTSTVAYEGDGWFGATIHDKTTGESFKLGSVQTPATAIKSTGLIDWVEYFEWNDPRATCYDQPYSDAHFGLPTGTAVGAGAAVSSVTKTKSNPPCAAAVDARPDGSTDQRLALGNSKRAEISAPGDKCLAPSGAAEDGAKLTLAACKDNGPGAFEQSWVLAADGTVRLPSNYCLTASDKKSVRITDCAGDIAIGGKVTDPAKLWTYNLGKKTLVNQATGRYLARAGSGVKLAPAGPDTQGWHAPVPVSAP